From the genome of Spirosomataceae bacterium TFI 002, one region includes:
- a CDS encoding Outer membrane protein assembly factor BamA, whose amino-acid sequence MRKSIYLLSLLIVMASCSITKKIPQGQRLYNGAEINILNDSLVLDKKALVADLSLGVVPRENKKIFGFPYQVWFYYNIGEPKKKVGVRNFLRNKLAKEPIFFSNTQLAYNEKRIANSLENKGYFRSTVQSTSEINKKNEKAIYNIELSPRYYLDSIIYDSTVRENPKINISQNSLIKKGQPYELTQISAERERISELFRSNGYYFINPSLFEMLVDTNKGSNKFDLSIRVKPKTNIVALKQYYLRDIKIVANSTTGIDGTTVNLDQLMDSRKKMLLNEQTYKPKVFLESILLRPGDLYSTEKRDASLDRLTNLKNFKFIRNKFDLMAQGDTNVLDAYFYLTPVQKKSIKLQLSGLTKSNGLYGSEAALSWQNRNIFGGAEILNFELTGGIDLQFGQIDYGNNYRRLGIKGELNFPRFLIPYNPISQRLGNGVPKTNISLSYELLNRRDFYTQNSSNASLSYLWKKNIEFQHDFSPLYLTLIRSSNFSDNFIEQIFLSENLTDIERYFQILESRLILGAEYKLNYTPKNLQTNGNRTAFTFGFDIAGNFASLIADKNEGGYQSLFKIPFEQFAKLDVEGRYYKTIRSFTWANRVIAGFGLPYDNSIILPFTKQFFVGGSNGLRGFRARSLGPGSVTPAQVSETLFGANAQGDIKLELNTEARFKVSSYVELAGFVDAGNIWTYRDDTFYGAQAQFTKDFMKQMAVDMGIGLRFDLTYLVIRGDLASPIRKPWLTDSPWVLNEFALGNKTWRQENLIFNLAIAHPF is encoded by the coding sequence ATGAGAAAGAGCATCTACTTACTATCATTGTTAATTGTAATGGCTTCTTGTTCCATTACAAAGAAAATACCTCAAGGGCAAAGGCTATATAATGGAGCCGAGATAAATATCCTGAATGACAGCCTAGTTTTGGACAAAAAGGCTCTTGTGGCTGATTTGTCTCTTGGGGTTGTTCCTCGAGAAAACAAAAAAATATTTGGTTTTCCATATCAGGTTTGGTTCTATTATAACATTGGAGAACCTAAGAAAAAGGTTGGTGTGAGGAATTTCTTGAGGAATAAACTCGCAAAAGAGCCTATTTTCTTTAGTAATACACAGTTGGCTTATAATGAGAAAAGGATTGCAAATTCATTAGAAAACAAGGGTTATTTCAGGAGTACTGTTCAATCTACTTCTGAAATTAATAAAAAGAATGAAAAGGCGATTTACAACATTGAACTAAGTCCTAGGTACTATTTAGACAGTATTATTTATGACTCCACGGTTCGCGAAAATCCAAAAATTAATATTTCACAGAATTCGTTAATTAAAAAAGGCCAACCATACGAACTCACACAAATTTCTGCCGAAAGAGAGCGAATCAGTGAGTTATTTAGGTCAAATGGATATTATTTTATCAATCCGAGCTTGTTTGAGATGCTTGTGGATACAAACAAAGGAAGCAATAAGTTTGACCTAAGCATAAGGGTAAAACCCAAAACCAATATTGTCGCCTTAAAGCAATATTACCTACGAGATATAAAAATCGTTGCCAATTCTACAACTGGAATTGATGGCACAACAGTAAACTTGGATCAGTTGATGGACTCTCGTAAGAAAATGCTATTGAATGAGCAGACCTATAAACCAAAAGTTTTCTTAGAATCAATTCTACTTAGGCCAGGAGATCTATATAGTACAGAAAAGCGTGATGCTTCACTCGATAGGTTGACAAACCTAAAAAACTTCAAGTTTATAAGAAACAAGTTTGATTTAATGGCTCAAGGTGACACCAATGTGCTAGATGCCTATTTTTATTTGACACCCGTTCAAAAGAAGTCCATTAAGTTGCAGCTGAGTGGTCTAACAAAAAGTAATGGCCTATACGGTTCCGAAGCAGCCTTGTCGTGGCAAAATAGAAACATTTTTGGCGGAGCTGAGATATTAAACTTTGAGCTTACAGGAGGAATTGACCTGCAATTTGGACAGATCGACTACGGGAACAATTACCGTAGATTGGGAATAAAAGGTGAACTTAATTTTCCAAGGTTTTTAATTCCATACAATCCTATTTCTCAAAGGTTGGGGAATGGAGTACCAAAAACGAATATTAGCTTGTCTTACGAGCTTTTAAATAGAAGAGATTTCTACACCCAAAATAGCTCAAATGCTTCCTTGTCTTATCTATGGAAAAAGAATATTGAATTTCAGCACGACTTTTCACCCTTATACCTAACCTTAATTAGGTCAAGTAATTTTTCGGATAATTTCATTGAGCAGATATTTTTAAGCGAAAACTTAACCGACATTGAGCGTTATTTTCAGATCCTGGAAAGTAGGTTAATCTTAGGAGCAGAGTACAAACTGAACTATACCCCTAAGAACCTTCAAACCAATGGAAATCGTACTGCTTTTACATTCGGTTTCGATATTGCGGGAAATTTTGCTTCACTTATTGCGGATAAAAATGAGGGAGGGTATCAATCTCTTTTCAAAATACCTTTTGAGCAATTTGCCAAACTGGATGTAGAAGGAAGGTATTACAAAACAATAAGAAGCTTCACTTGGGCCAATCGGGTCATAGCTGGATTTGGATTGCCTTATGATAATTCAATAATATTACCATTCACGAAGCAATTTTTTGTGGGAGGGAGCAACGGACTTAGAGGTTTTAGGGCTAGAAGCCTTGGACCAGGTTCTGTAACACCTGCTCAAGTCTCTGAAACGCTTTTTGGTGCGAATGCCCAAGGAGATATTAAGCTTGAGCTTAATACAGAAGCACGATTCAAAGTTTCGTCATATGTAGAACTAGCTGGATTTGTAGATGCCGGTAATATTTGGACATACCGAGATGATACATTTTATGGAGCCCAAGCTCAATTTACCAAAGACTTTATGAAACAAATGGCCGTGGATATGGGGATAGGATTAAGGTTTGACTTAACCTATTTGGTAATTCGTGGTGACCTTGCTAGTCCTATTCGTAAACCTTGGCTCACAGATTCGCCTTGGGTACTTAACGAATTTGCTCTGGGTAATAAAACTTGGAGACAAGAGAACCTTATTTTCAATTTAGCAATTGCACATCCATTTTAA